From Lucilia cuprina isolate Lc7/37 chromosome 4, ASM2204524v1, whole genome shotgun sequence:
ttttttttagaataaaagcaaacagcatttagttcaattgtttgcaaaaaataaccaaaacgaaaaaaaaattcacatatacacatgcaaaataaaaataaccaattttggttaataataaccaaagtggcaacgctgattgtatacaaaagttgtaataacatctatactcgtacgacgaacaataatcgcgatatatgcaaagaAATGATACTCATGATATTTGACTTCTACTATCTCACAATGactttagttctttatttacattttctagatgatgttgtatactagtttttattttagcgtcttaaattctaaattttggtcaatttgtcggataatttggatagattacgtttacaaatattgctgaagttataaatgtaatgctaacatcgtctacatggtattataatttgGTAAAATATACCCcttaaacccaaatttcgaacgaaatctccaaatctgtacattaaatgggaagaattttataatttaaaattgttttccaaaaaagtcatatgtggagtatttttgaattgcgctaaaacgcgttaaaaactcagttatttttaaaaataaatattaattacatttgTTAACGAATCCGCGAtatgtatttttgaaaacacgatagagtcaaaaagaaacaagataggaaactgaaatattttaccaaaatatttttaattgacccagtttgattggtattgaaaatgcgaaatatcggtcaacgatttcacttagccccaATATTATGCCCTATCCAGAAATTtactatattgcttaaaaaagcATCCATAGCGAtataattcaatataaaaaagatttattggaaatgtatttgtcaatgtttatgaggatcggtacataattgactctatccctcataaaaattctcctcagaaaatgactttaaagctcataatgtactgcaatatagcaacaaaattcaacataatcaagttttaaaggaactaaaatatttctgtcagattttatgagaattggtccataattgaccatacgtctcatataagatcctgtttaatttaaaattgatttaactaCCTCTTTGAAATACTATTTATAACAACGTTAGAATCCTATAAAGCTTCCCTATTTTTTGCAACtttgttggaaaaaatataaaaataaaacaaatgtgaaatacacatttgttttatttttatataaaatcttgggAATCTTGTTGGAGCTGAACATTTGGTCATAGCGAACCGGATTTCTTAGATTATTTATCGGATTTTTTGGATCTTTATATCAGTACCGGATCTTCTTTGGCACCTTCAACTCCATTCATATAATACAGTCCACCGGAGATAtctttatcatttatttatttctacgaAATAAGGTacgtaaatatatttcaattgtgAGCAagtgataaaatttttgtttcgcgaacatacacacacatttcttttgtgaatttttgttttatttttttttaatttgtggatACATTTCACTGATTCGAActctaatttatatatttaaaatttattaatttatttttgatccTACGgacaatatattaaattaaagtaaattttatttaaattttattacaaaaatcagtggtttttacattttcttttgtgcGTTATTTGTTTACAGATTTAGatctgtaaaataaaacaataaaatacataaacggTTGATTCTTCTTCTACCTTTATATTAGACACCCTACGCTCGTCCAGTTTGACTATTATCacatttgtttatatacattttgtagTCAAGtagtattattaatttatttattttaaacgacttttcaaatattaaaaatgtcggTTTTGCCGTTTATTAGAGCATCGGATGCTCTTATTGCATTAGGGGCTATGATTAGTAATTTTGACGAAGAAATTCATACTGTTTATACTTTGGAGATTCAGATTTAAGAGTTAAAAACACTTTGGAGTAAAGTTAAGACGACGTATAATGAATGTCTTAACTCTTTAGAGTCCGAAGGATTTGATGTGGCAGCGGCTAAATATAAAGCTACCTACACAGCGTATATCCAATGCGGAGGATCTATCCATGAAAAAATAGATGAATTCAAATCTGCTTTGAAAAGCAATTAATCTCCAACGGTACATTCGAACTCCGGTAATACAGATCATAATCTAGCACTACCTCCTTGTGATATTGATTCATTCAGAGGTGATTATGTTTCTTGGCCCGCTTTTAAGGATTTATTTAccgcaatttttataaatagctCGCGGCTTAGCAATATAGAACGGCTTTGccatttaataagaaaaactgAGGGTGAAGCAAAAGAAATCGTTTCTAAATATCCACTTGTTAACGCAAGTTTTGATGTAGCCTGGCGCGATTTAAAGGAAGCATATGAGAATCCTCGTATGTTGGTACATAACCAACTAAAACTTCCTTTCCTTGACAAGGAATCGATAACAGCACTCAAAACACTACAACGCGGAATTAATAGTTGCCTTTCGGCTCTTTCTATTTATAAAGTGCTTACGGATAATTGGGATTCAACTATAATTTTTATGCGTATTCAACGTCTACCTATTTCTACAGTTATTTTGTGGGAACAGggtgttaaaaacaaaactgttttGTCTACATGGAAAGATTTCGATAACATTCTGACAGAAAGTATTCAGACATAGCAATGTCTTCAAGAACACGACTGACGTCGACACTTCAGTGCATTCAAATAGTTATACTATTACTAAGCCTTCATGTATCTTATGTCCTAATCAGTCACACTATTTGCGAAATTGTCATCGATTTAAAAATCTTTCAGTATCTGACAGAATTTCTACTGTGAATGATTATAACTGCTGTACTAATTGCCTTTCGAGGCAATAActgttttatttgcaataatcgACATTACTCTATGCTTCATCTGCAGCATACAGATAATTCTATAGTTGAAAGACCTACTGTTTCTACTGAACAGAATTCTAGTGAGGTTCTATGACCCACTAACACTCAAAAGTATTTCATACTAGACAGAATCAGTTCGTTTTGTTAGGGACTGCAATGGTAAATATAATTCATAATAGCCATAAGTATCAGGTCCGTGCTTTAATAGATTCGGGTTCAAAATGTGCTTTCATTCCTGAACGTTTACGAAAAAGATTAAATCTTCCCACTCATTCTTCGAATTCTAACGTTTCTGGCGTTTTTGGAGTTTCAAAGTTTTGTCCTTTGGAAATTAGTTCAGATTTAGATTCTTCAATAAAACTATCAACTAACGCATTTGTTTTACCAGAAATAATAGGAAATTTGCCTTCGACTCTTTAAGCAGTAGACCTTATCGGAGCAGATTTATACACACGCATTATTTTACCAGAAATGCAACAAAACGTATTAGGGTCATTATTGGCACAGAAAACTATATTTGGTTGGATACTGACAGGTCCAGCTAATCCTAGGGATTTTGAAACATATATCGACAATTTAACGTATTCTACGTGGTCTAACGCTTTTTAacctttaatttattatcattttaaaatgctcacagaaatatatttatgttgctATTACCTTATTCATGTTTTTACCTAATTATTTATTAtccttatatatattatattacttatattaaataaaaatctacctGCGGGACTTCGGTTCTGTAGGAAAAGTCGAGAGACTTTCCAAAAATCCACCTGCGGGACTTCGGTTCTGTGGGGAAAGTCGAGAGACTTCTTAAAAATCCACCTTCGGGACTTAGGTTCTGTGGGGAAAGTCGAGAGACTTCTTAAAAATCTTCATCGTTTTAAAATCGTTTGCAATTCCTAAGGTATTGCAAGGTGGCCGgcaatgtttaatttaaaattgttttaactaCCATTTTGAAATACTATTTATAACAACGTTAGAATCCTATAAAGCTTCCCTTTTTTGCAACTTTGTTGGAAGATTCTACCGAGTAACCGCTAACGGtgcttaaatattgtttgccaccaaATTTATGCTTGTTTCGTTTGACATTATAAATCACTTTTGATTTGTCTACGACACAAGCACTACGTGCAATTACATTTATAAAACCATCTACTTCTACGAGGtaatattttggtttaaataaagAGAATCTTCATctctaataaatttgaaatacacatttgttttatttttatataaaatcttgggAATCTTTTTGGAGCTGAACAGATCccgtatattttaaattactggTTACTAACAGTACTAGCGTAGAGGAATTGGAAGTATTAGCTGTAGGAACCTCTGCTAATACTAGCAATTTCTTTAATCGACAGCAGTCAGTACACATCTTTAGTGAATCATAAACTACTGGTTACTAAAAGTACTAgcgtgtcatttatacttatataaaacttatttgtgacaATAGTAATTTTGTCGTAAAAAGTCCAAatgggaggtacggttgtatgagagCTAGGTTTCCTCCCTGTGCCACAAAACATGCTTGGCCCaaggcctgtaccttgcgcacaaggtttacatagacagccTGCCAGCCagtcggacagacggacatgtcttaatcgactcaaaaaatgattctgaaacAATTGGTGTTAAAATCACTTTCAGAAgatgaccttatatgggggtagggttatTTATGGGCCGACActaacttacttataccgaatttcatcgctatactcgcatttttgggcCAGTAATGAGGGTCGCTTATGTGCCGATCCTAAGAAAAATTGGTAAAGAGGTTTTGGTTCGTAATAAACTTTgttataccaaatttcatcgctacactcgaATTTTTAGGCCGAAAAAGTGGACCAaaacaaaccttagcaatagagaatgtttgtgcaaaatttcaactgtctagctaCTCTCGTATTGTTCCTAtcatgatttcaacagacagacgaaaGGACATGgccagatcgtcttagaatttaataaggacccggaatatatacacttttatgggtctatcaccaatatttcgatgtgttacaaaccgaatgacaaaatcaatataccctctatctttttgatggtgggtataaaaataattatataaataacaagttagagtgctatattcggctgtgccgaatcttaaataccctccaccagctacttatATGTTATTACTATTCtaattgatgaaatatttgtagaaataaattttctcatgtctttaatagaaaaaataccaaatctattacaattccaaaatttattgaacattattaatttagtaatttgcatgtatgtatgtatgtatgtatgtatgtatgtatgtatgtatgtatgtatgtatgtatgtgtgtgaaagatttagagatttttaaaatacaaatacatatataattttgttctacatgaaattttgttcaacacaaattgataatgctctataaatacggttaaagcgcttttaggggctggacctagtataggagaaatataagtatacaaaactaatattttttccaaattatgtatcaatagcttaatttggtaatatgtaatgtgcgtttaagagattttcgaaaAAGGACTtcgtatgggagctatgaccaattatggaccgatcggaaaagattttgtggtaatatttctttaagtgagaacaatgcttgcaccaaattttatatggatatcttaatttagtaatgaattatttccgtttaagtgatttttgggagaggaccttgtatgggagctatgaccaattatggaccgatccaaaaaaaactttcattgtaatatttctgtatataagaacaatacatgtactaaattttatatcgatatcttaatttggtaatgagttttgggcgtttaaatgattttcgggaggggaacttgtatgggagctatcgagccaaatatggaccgatccaaaaaagctttcactgtaatatttctgtatataagaacaatacatgtactaaattttatatcgatatcttaatttggtaatgagttatgcgcgtttaagtgattttcgggaagggaccttgtatgggagctatgactaattatggaccgatctaaaaACTCTTTCATTgtaacatttctgtatataagaacaatacttgtaccaaattgtatatcgatatcttaatttaataataagttatgtgcgtttaactgattttcgggaggggaccttgtatgggagctatgactaaatatggaccgatccaaaaaagctttcaatgtaatatttatgtatatgagagcaatacttgtaccaaattttatatcgatatcttaatttagtaatgagttttgggcgtttaaatgattttcgggaggggaacttgtatgggagctatcgagccaaatatggaccgatccaaaaaagctttcactgtaatatttctgtatataagaacaatacatgtactaaattttatatcgatatcttaatttggtaatgagttatgcgcgtttaagtgattttcgggaagggaccttgtatgggagctatgaccaattatggaccgatctaaaaaagctttcactataatatttctgtatataagagcaatacttgtactaaattttttatcgatatcttaatttggtagtgagttatgcgagtttaagtgattttcgggagtggaccttgtatgggagctatcaccaattatggaccgatccaaaaaagctttcactgtaatatttctgtatataagaacaatacttgtactaaattttatatcgatatcttaatttggtaatgagttatgcgcgtttaagtgattttcgggaggggaccttgtatgggagctatgaccaattatgaacccatccaaaaaatttttcctctgaataaactctattgtcatgaaattttcatttcttaaatttggtgaagatatcgacattacaacggaagttattaacaaaaaaccaaatttccgcgaatatgtacttttgaatgggaggtatatgaaattgtggaccgattctggcgattttacgcagagattaagctgtTGTGTggcaatttttatgaaattatcttgcatagttttcgagaaaattacatcagaatgtgtaaaaaatgctcatttttttcgaggttttttcaaattttgattcatatcctttcccgatgtgaaccgattttgcccattttcaataccaaacaacttaggaaaacaaagaacattttgggtgaatttggttgaattctattgcttcgttttatcgtgagcgtgttttacacagacagacggacagacggacatagctaaatcgactcagaatttgataaggacccagaatatatatactttgttgggtctcagatgaatatttcttggtgttacacacggaatgacaaagttatatataccctctatcaccactgatggtggtggagggtataataagaTATGTAATACAAATAaccaaaaagaaatattgtataaaataaaagaattagaCTTGAAGAAACCAAAACATGTGATTAAAACTGTAAATAGAATATTAGGATAGTATGTAAATagctataaattttaataattattttgtaatattcggctgtgccggatcttatatacccttcaccatagtgtattttaaacatattagttttataaattttaaatttttcccgtctacattattattacaccaaaagaaaaacaaaatgaacaacaacagcgCTAAacgatataaaaaacaaaattcacaagacatctaaaacaacagacatctGAACACACGtaaagaaaaacacagaaaaacaaaaacaaaataaacaacgcaataaaaccaaccgacttctaaatatacgaacagaatttacaaaaacaaaatatacaactcaatgacgccaacagcatccaaacataaaaaatacacagctgaataaaaacaaatacacacacgcacatgtacttCTTTATCCAatttacagtgttgttgttgcttttataacaaagcatgaaaaaaatgtggcttttttgatgaaattttcagagcttgtctgggatttttgctcatatctccgttatttatagatttcaacagacagacagacagacggacatggcttaatcgactccgctatctataaggatccagaatatatatactttaaagggtcggaaaattatattatagaaattacaaacggaatgacaaacttatatatacccttctcacgaaggtgaagggtataattagcAATCTCGTAAAATACCAGCATTTTATTAAATCCAAATGTTAGTTCTTGCACTGTACGCCATGTGGATAAGGCAAAAGGTTTAAAaggttaaataattttcaaatcacAATGTCAGAAGCGGCCAACAGATGgagttatttcaaaatttaattttaaaattagaatttttccaTACGAATTTTAGCAATTTGTTGAAAAAGGTGTTATTTGCAAAGAAGTAACGTGAAGTGCAACATTTAAGTTACagcaatttagtttatttttctatttttacacattttaaaatatttgtcatcTGTTGGTGAATagaaaaatgaaagaaatttatttccttaaaaattattttggatTTGTTCTATGAATACAAAGCATTGCCATATTGAAATTAGCTAAATCtaactatttataccctacaccactataggggagggtattatgcgtttgtgctgaagtttgtaacacccaaaaatattggtcatagatccaccttaaagtataccaatcggctcagaatcggCTCAGTATACcaatctgagtcgatttagctatacccgtctgtgtgtccatgtaaaccttgtgcgcacgcctcgggtcacaattttcaagataatttgatgaaatttggcacatacactTCCTTAGGTTTAGgtacgaacgctattgaaaatggttgaaatcggtctattatttctcctagcacccatacaaccgtacgccccgaatcgggcctttaggctcacaattacgttaaatgttttataatgtcaacaaaaattagttttatagaacaataaatgacaatactaatttttatagagatcgggcctcatttgaccctagcccccatacaaactccctttcagaaaatgacttaaaagtcaaaattaacttataattatcaaaatctacataaatgactttgaagtagacgtaaattcattgAGCAAAacttataaggataggcccatatttaccccttctcccctatgaaccctcttgtagaaaatctcttttttgtcaacaataagtaaataatttcataataaaacaaattaaatggtttatgtaaaaaaaatttaacatactaactggtgtagggtatcatatggtcggcaatgtccgactataaattcatacttgtttttattttgtcttcttgtatgctaaaataaatatacgaaTTAATTGTTGATGTAgagtttttaaactatttacataatatattattaactttttgttaaataattataaaaaaagttttttctttaattttttatagaacaaaagAGTTTTGAACTTTTacgataaatattgtttattgttttttgttttttgtatttgaacttatacaattatattttgttttaaactcatgtgttttttatacccttcaccttcgtgagaagggtatatataagtttgtcattccgtttgtaatttctataatataattttccgaccctataaagtatatatattcttctgTGTTCATATTGGTTAACAATTTTAGGCTATTAATATAAAAGAGggcaatttattatttgtatctAATGGatagtattttttcataaattaatttatttgttgcattttcttttttaaaaaatatttaacagtattttaaatactaaaaagtaaaaaaaatatatatgtactactatacgAGCAgaggtatatttttttattgaaaatttaaacaaataaaattatatgaattttaataaaactctgtctggtgaaaattttaaatgctcaaatacacagaaaaaaatattcagtaatttttttcaatacgtTAAtcagtataaaattttaattgaattatatttttaattaatgtgattattttttgtaattgctttttgaatttttgaaatttttaatattttgacatttgtaaaaataaaataaaaaaaaaaaaaaaacagtttaaaacttttgcagaaaagaattttttcattattttacaaaaaatgtgttatttcaattgaaacacaaaatggacgggaatttattcatctctgttatgtggacctacgtaagtaaaaaaagttctcattcaaaaaaatgtgtacgcaatttaatatagtgtcttttagatattttgtggaTGGGATTCTATATTTACACACATTATATGcctaatacatttaaaaaaagcagtGGACTTAACACAAGGTAAGCTTTTATCAAGATTTCTCAAACGTAtttctaagttttcttttgttgtctcTTTTTAGATCATTATTTCTTGGCGCATGACCCCGGCGAATGCTAGGAGTTTTTATAAGGTATGAAGTATATCTGAAAATATCGTGAGGattgcatacatacaaacatacatacatacatacatacatacatacatacatacatacatacatacatacatacatacataaatacatacttcatgtattttaattatgtataataatttatgtatatttaataaaaacaattacattaaTTAGGAATTTAATCGAATTCATTAAAGACGTATTTGAAATATGCCACCAGTTCtaattaaacgaattaattacaataatactgttttaattgaaatttttgccacgtttttttttccaattaacatttttaattttcagttaatcaatagtatcattttgatgattagagaaaaatcaaaactttttttaattaatatgagcaatttcataattgaaattcatttttatttttttctgtgtacatatACATTGTTGTTACTAATTCAAATTTAGAGTTAGGTTTTAGAGttggttttaaacaaatattgacttttcacagaattttaaaataaatattatgaactgctttcgttgacaaaagttaataatatttaagaacaaAGTATAACATGTAATCCAACTCTTTAACAGCAGTACCTTTTAAACATGTGTTTGTGATAGGCAGTGTTGCCAATTTAGCACTTTTAGTGCTAGATCTAGCACTTTTTAAACTCATTTAGCACCAAAAAAATTTATCTAGCACCTAGcaatttttttagcatttttacttttttttagcatttttggcattttttaaacatttcgtattttaataattttttaattattttaactatttttccgcaaaatatgtttaacattttatgtaCTAAAATCGCTAACTAACAACACTGTAGgtactaaaaaaatacaacagtgtGGATTATTAGTGTTTTCAACAAtgacaacaatttaaataactgACAATtgcttacacacacacatgcaaacaaacaaaaaataaaaaacaaatcaagtaaatttttgttttaaattaactaaagtcaaagaaaaattcaataataaaataaagttttttaaagtgaTAACATGAATAAAATGTATGTCCAAAAATTCCGTAAGGAATGGCTAAGTAACGAAAAATTTAAGGATTGGATAAAAGAGTCCGAAGATTCTGGAAAAGCCTTCTGCATATATTGCAAATGCGATATTTTGGCGAAGTTTAGTTGTTTGGAGAAACAcgcagaaacaaaaaaacatgaaagTGCTATTgggtatattacaaaaaataaacccaTTCCATTCAAACCCGTAAGCTTTAAACTTCAACAGCAGGAAGCTgcattatgtatgtacattgctGTTCATAGCTCAATTAAGCCAGTAGACCACTTAGGTGAACTTTGTAAAGCAAAGTTTGACTGCGCATCAATAAAGCTACACCGTACAAAATgcagcaaaataataaaaaatgtcctCGGCCCACATTTTAATGAAGAACTTACCAATGACATCGGCAATAGTTACTACAGTATTTTAATCGACGAGTCAACAGATGTATCTTTCACAAAAACTTTAGGTAAGTTTCTTTAGTACATAAAGATCTTTAAACTATATATTTCCATTTTCTTTTCAAGGTTTGGCAATAATTTACTTCAgccaaagaaaaaatgtaattgtttctacatttttaaatatcgaaGAAATTCCTAATGGAACTGCCGAAAGcattgttatttctttaaaagataccctgcaaaaatttaaattaaatattaataaattagtcGGAATTGGTACTGACAATGCCAATGTAATGAttggta
This genomic window contains:
- the LOC124419584 gene encoding uncharacterized protein LOC124419584, which encodes MNKMYVQKFRKEWLSNEKFKDWIKESEDSGKAFCIYCKCDILAKFSCLEKHAETKKHESAIGYITKNKPIPFKPVSFKLQQQEAALCMYIAVHSSIKPVDHLGELCKAKFDCASIKLHRTKCSKIIKNVLGPHFNEELTNDIGNSYYSILIDESTDVSFTKTLGLAIIYFSQRKNVIVSTFLNIEEIPNGTAESIVISLKDTLQKFKLNINKLVGIGTDNANVMIGKNKSVHVALKKDVPDLVLVKCVCHSLQLAVNQSLKDFLPTNLEFIVYETFNWFSKSSNRQQSYKTLYENLNGKEPLKITRISDTRWLSVEIAVVRILFQWDELKLHFEMANINEKCHKAKILYEMYRDETIHLYLLFLKPVLHEIQIVNKVFQSNENDPTRLLKEITLLINFLKKKYSITKL